The following are encoded together in the Balneola sp. genome:
- a CDS encoding aspartate--tRNA ligase, producing MTLKRTHTCGELTAENIDDEVILNGWVGPRRDLGGVIFIDLRDRYGVTQVVFTEEDDQLHEKAEQLRSEYVIGIKGKVISRGEGNINPNLPTGEVEIEASDLVIYSEAETTPFEIKDDIKTNEDVRLKYRYLDLRRPEVQERMMLRSKFYQSVRSFYHNLDFAEVETPVLMRSTPEGARDYLVPSRVNAGKFFALPQSPQTYKQLLMVSGYDRYFQIVKCFRDEDLRADRQPEFTQIDVEMSFVDEEDVYAHHEELMKKIFKETVGYEVETPFPRMTYEDAMNTYGSDKPDIRFGLEFADFSEIVKDAEFKVFSGTVKNGGGVVGITVPGQGEMGRGAIDRLTDRVKVETGAGGLIYIKMQEDGPLCSVAKFLTDEIVDQMVEKSGAEKGDLVLILAGPKPDVLKQLGQLRLMMGKEFDLIDESAYNFLWVTEFPLLEWDEETRRYHAMHHPFTSPKAEDVELMDSDPANVRARAYDLVLNGNEIGGGSIRIHDQEMQSKMFELLGIGEKEAREKFGFLLDAFKYGAPPHGGIAFGVDRLVMLLTGAKSLRDVIAFPKNQKAQSMMDNSPDVVDKHQLDELHISIKKNIKDELS from the coding sequence ATGACGCTCAAAAGAACACATACCTGCGGAGAACTTACAGCAGAAAATATTGACGATGAAGTAATTTTAAATGGATGGGTTGGCCCCCGCCGTGACTTAGGCGGCGTTATATTTATTGATTTGAGAGATCGGTATGGCGTAACCCAGGTTGTTTTCACAGAAGAAGACGATCAGCTCCACGAAAAAGCTGAACAGTTGCGGTCAGAATATGTGATTGGGATTAAGGGAAAGGTTATCAGCCGTGGTGAAGGAAACATCAACCCAAACCTGCCTACCGGTGAAGTTGAAATTGAAGCTTCTGACTTGGTGATTTACTCGGAAGCAGAGACTACTCCTTTTGAAATCAAGGACGACATTAAGACCAACGAAGATGTTCGTCTTAAATATCGGTACTTGGATCTTCGCCGTCCTGAAGTTCAGGAAAGAATGATGCTGCGCTCAAAATTTTATCAGTCTGTGCGTTCTTTCTATCACAACCTTGATTTTGCAGAAGTAGAAACTCCGGTTCTGATGAGAAGTACCCCGGAAGGTGCTCGTGACTATTTGGTGCCAAGCCGTGTTAATGCGGGGAAGTTTTTTGCGCTGCCTCAAAGTCCTCAGACGTATAAGCAGCTACTGATGGTTTCAGGATACGACCGATATTTTCAGATCGTGAAATGTTTTCGGGATGAAGATTTACGCGCTGATCGCCAGCCTGAATTCACTCAGATTGATGTTGAGATGAGTTTTGTGGATGAGGAAGATGTGTACGCTCATCACGAAGAATTGATGAAGAAAATATTTAAGGAAACCGTAGGGTATGAAGTAGAAACTCCATTTCCTCGGATGACCTACGAAGATGCCATGAATACTTACGGCTCTGATAAACCTGATATTCGGTTTGGGTTAGAGTTCGCTGACTTCTCCGAAATTGTTAAAGATGCCGAGTTCAAGGTATTTTCCGGAACCGTCAAAAATGGCGGAGGCGTAGTTGGAATTACGGTGCCCGGACAAGGAGAAATGGGCCGAGGAGCCATTGACCGCCTAACCGACAGAGTGAAAGTAGAAACCGGAGCAGGTGGATTGATTTACATCAAGATGCAGGAAGATGGACCTCTTTGTAGTGTGGCCAAATTCCTGACGGATGAGATTGTGGATCAGATGGTGGAGAAATCAGGAGCTGAGAAAGGTGATCTGGTGCTGATTCTTGCCGGACCAAAACCGGATGTACTAAAACAACTGGGTCAACTACGGTTAATGATGGGTAAGGAGTTTGACCTTATTGATGAGTCGGCTTATAACTTTTTATGGGTAACAGAATTTCCGCTCCTGGAGTGGGATGAAGAAACTCGCCGTTATCATGCAATGCATCACCCGTTTACATCTCCAAAAGCAGAAGATGTAGAACTGATGGATTCAGATCCGGCAAACGTACGTGCCCGGGCTTATGATTTAGTGCTGAACGGGAATGAAATTGGTGGTGGATCGATTAGAATTCATGATCAGGAAATGCAGAGCAAAATGTTTGAGCTGCTTGGAATTGGTGAGAAAGAAGCCCGAGAGAAATTCGGTTTCTTGCTGGATGCTTTTAAATACGGCGCTCCTCCTCATGGTGGAATTGCCTTTGGAGTTGACAGACTGGTAATGCTGCTGACCGGAGCGAAAAGCTTACGTGATGTCATCGCATTCCCTAAAAACCAGAAAGCTCAAAGTATGATGGACAACTCACCGGACGTGGTTGATAAGCATCAGCTTGATGAGCTGCATATTTCCATAAAGAAAAATATTAAAGACGAACTATCGTGA
- a CDS encoding macrolide export ATP-binding/permease MacB, whose product MFKNYVKIAIRNLLKNKVYSLINIFGLAIGLATSLLIVLYVLNESSYDEFYTDSDNIFRVVQTMDSEDRTEEQASTPFLLAPILQADYPNLIDKTVRFFDMQEANHTFLNREDQISFRESNFYFVDSTFFDVFSAELIQGNPSEALKNPLSLVITEELAQKYFGEENPIGKSLSYKGIRDMTVTGVMEPWPNQSHMKIDVLASFTSLNEIYSGSPNYDQSWLWNPIWTYVKIKDGAGTEGLVSQFPAIANNYYYAYSGWPTAESVELDLQPIKDIHLYSNRDQEMEVNSSITYIYILLAVAGFILIIACINFMNLSTARSLERSREVGMRKVLGGHRKQLFYQFMGESFLVSFIAITLGVVLVVLALPFFNELTNKELTFGLFQNMWTIPGLLLLTAFVGILAGSYPAIFLSSFEPVKVLKGNAQNGRGATFFRKALVTFQFTLSVILIIGTAVIYLQLQYIQDKDLGFDKNFVVMLPTYQNLTAWEFPNFKEQALSHAQVESVTGLGKIPGSEKQEYYRYTPAGTGESQDGLNLVLHVTHDVSETFDLEILAGRSFSRDFSTDADNAILINRKMLSQLDVETPADAIGETFYFYPPTGDRQPFTVIGVLEDFNYTSLKKEIEPLILRLVEGTQPILGYIEHTAVELAPGNPSAALAHLEKVWKEINPIDPFEYTFLDERLDKIYETENTISSLATAFSFLCILIACLGLLGLASYSAQLKKQEIGIRKSLGASVSNIVTLLSKDFLLLVLIANIIAWPVTYYFASTWLENFSYRFDLLSSAPLIFIGAGIIIVIIALVTVGYHSVKAALINPVQAIRNE is encoded by the coding sequence ATGTTTAAAAATTACGTTAAGATTGCGATAAGGAATCTCCTTAAGAATAAGGTGTATTCTCTTATAAATATATTTGGGTTGGCAATAGGGCTGGCAACGAGCCTTCTTATTGTTTTATATGTTCTGAATGAATCAAGCTATGATGAGTTTTACACCGATTCGGATAACATATTCAGGGTTGTGCAAACCATGGATTCTGAAGACCGTACTGAAGAACAAGCAAGTACACCCTTCCTTTTGGCACCGATCCTTCAGGCCGATTACCCTAACCTGATTGACAAAACCGTTCGCTTTTTTGACATGCAGGAAGCTAACCACACCTTCCTGAATCGCGAAGATCAAATCTCTTTTCGGGAAAGCAATTTCTACTTTGTTGATTCCACTTTCTTTGATGTCTTTTCTGCTGAACTGATTCAGGGCAACCCTTCCGAAGCACTTAAAAATCCTCTTTCACTGGTCATAACTGAAGAACTTGCTCAAAAATATTTTGGAGAAGAAAATCCAATTGGTAAATCCCTGAGTTATAAGGGTATTCGCGATATGACAGTTACCGGAGTGATGGAACCGTGGCCAAATCAATCACATATGAAGATTGATGTGTTAGCATCATTCACCAGCCTGAACGAAATTTATTCCGGGAGCCCAAACTACGATCAAAGCTGGCTTTGGAATCCCATCTGGACCTATGTAAAAATTAAAGACGGAGCCGGTACGGAAGGACTTGTTTCTCAATTTCCAGCTATCGCAAACAATTATTATTACGCTTATTCAGGCTGGCCCACTGCTGAATCGGTTGAACTTGACCTTCAACCCATCAAGGACATCCATCTCTATTCAAATCGGGATCAGGAAATGGAGGTAAATAGCTCAATCACTTATATCTACATTTTGCTGGCTGTCGCCGGTTTTATTCTGATTATTGCCTGCATCAACTTCATGAACCTATCGACGGCACGATCACTTGAACGCAGTCGCGAAGTTGGGATGCGGAAAGTTTTAGGAGGTCACAGAAAGCAACTCTTCTACCAGTTCATGGGAGAGTCTTTTTTGGTATCCTTTATCGCCATTACACTTGGAGTTGTTTTAGTAGTATTGGCACTACCTTTTTTCAACGAGCTCACTAATAAAGAGCTTACTTTTGGCCTGTTCCAAAATATGTGGACCATACCGGGTTTATTACTGCTAACAGCATTTGTCGGAATACTCGCTGGTTCATATCCCGCTATTTTTCTTTCTTCGTTTGAACCGGTAAAAGTCTTAAAAGGAAATGCCCAAAATGGACGTGGCGCTACCTTCTTCAGAAAGGCATTGGTCACTTTTCAATTCACTTTGTCCGTTATACTTATTATCGGAACCGCGGTAATCTACCTTCAGCTTCAGTACATACAAGACAAAGACCTTGGCTTTGATAAGAATTTTGTGGTCATGTTACCTACCTACCAAAACCTGACCGCCTGGGAGTTTCCAAACTTTAAAGAACAAGCTTTATCCCACGCTCAGGTTGAATCTGTAACCGGATTAGGTAAAATTCCGGGATCCGAAAAACAAGAATACTATCGCTACACGCCGGCAGGTACAGGAGAATCACAAGACGGATTAAACCTCGTTCTGCATGTCACCCACGATGTCAGCGAAACCTTTGACCTAGAGATTCTAGCCGGCAGATCATTCTCCCGAGATTTTTCGACAGATGCCGATAATGCTATACTCATCAACCGGAAAATGCTGTCCCAACTCGATGTAGAAACTCCTGCAGATGCTATTGGAGAGACTTTCTATTTCTACCCGCCAACCGGTGACCGGCAGCCTTTCACAGTAATTGGGGTTTTGGAAGATTTCAACTATACCTCACTGAAGAAAGAAATTGAGCCGCTAATCCTTCGCTTGGTTGAAGGCACTCAACCTATCCTTGGGTATATAGAACACACTGCTGTTGAGCTAGCTCCCGGCAATCCTTCGGCAGCACTGGCTCATCTTGAAAAGGTCTGGAAGGAAATTAACCCGATTGATCCCTTTGAGTATACTTTTCTGGATGAACGCCTCGATAAAATTTATGAAACTGAAAATACAATTAGTTCATTGGCAACGGCATTTTCATTCCTGTGTATTTTAATCGCCTGCCTTGGTTTATTAGGTTTAGCATCATATTCAGCCCAACTGAAAAAGCAGGAAATTGGAATAAGAAAAAGCCTTGGCGCATCTGTATCAAATATTGTCACGCTACTTTCTAAGGACTTTTTGCTCCTGGTTTTAATTGCTAATATCATCGCTTGGCCGGTTACTTATTATTTTGCTTCCACTTGGCTCGAAAACTTCTCCTATCGTTTCGACCTCCTTTCCAGCGCACCGTTAATTTTTATTGGGGCAGGAATAATTATTGTAATTATAGCTCTTGTTACCGTTGGCTATCATTCTGTTAAAGCAGCACTGATCAATCCAGTCCAGGCTATCCGAAACGAATAG
- a CDS encoding DNA-binding response regulator, whose amino-acid sequence MTNIDTIVADGNEIFRYGLSSILREQGTFNICSEIDNGALVLTAYESVKPKLCILSFSMPEMEGIIIAKKIIDKDPNANILLLADDTDQKTLNEFLDSGAFGLIHKSAHHIELIDAAEKVASGERYLGKQFSRMMTKEYMRLAKKKKRPDPVKSITNREREILGLLVEGMTSTEIASKLFISPRTVEKHRTNLLKKLKLKNTAALVRFAMENEQALLQ is encoded by the coding sequence ATGACCAACATTGATACCATCGTTGCGGACGGCAACGAAATATTCAGATACGGCTTAAGTTCCATCTTGCGCGAACAAGGTACATTCAATATTTGCAGCGAGATTGATAATGGTGCTCTGGTACTTACCGCTTATGAAAGCGTGAAGCCTAAACTGTGTATCCTCTCTTTTTCTATGCCTGAAATGGAAGGCATCATCATTGCCAAGAAAATCATCGATAAAGATCCCAACGCCAACATCTTACTTTTAGCTGACGACACCGACCAAAAGACCCTTAACGAATTTCTGGATTCCGGTGCATTTGGTCTCATTCATAAATCAGCACATCACATTGAACTTATTGATGCCGCTGAAAAAGTAGCATCGGGCGAACGTTATCTTGGTAAACAGTTCTCACGCATGATGACCAAAGAGTATATGCGGCTGGCCAAGAAAAAGAAGCGGCCCGATCCGGTTAAATCTATCACTAACCGAGAACGGGAAATTCTGGGACTATTGGTGGAAGGAATGACGAGTACCGAAATCGCCTCTAAGTTATTTATCAGCCCCAGAACGGTAGAAAAGCATCGCACCAACTTGCTTAAAAAGCTGAAGCTCAAAAATACAGCTGCCCTGGTTCGTTTCGCAATGGAAAACGAACAGGCGTTGTTGCAGTAA
- a CDS encoding superoxide dismutase, with amino-acid sequence MAYSLPDLSYDYDALEPNIDARTMEIHHTKHHQGYTNKVNAALEGHDFADLDIEEVLQRIDEVPADKKQAVINNGGGYANHKLFWTILSPNGGGEPEGDLADAINDTYGSFDKFKEEFAAAAGSRFGSGWAWLSVDGSGALQVHSTPNQDSPLMKGFTPILGLDVWEHAYYLNYQNRRPDYIGSFWNVVNWDQVAEYYEAAK; translated from the coding sequence ATGGCTTATTCATTACCGGATCTATCATATGACTACGATGCACTCGAACCTAATATCGATGCCCGTACCATGGAGATCCATCACACTAAGCATCACCAAGGGTATACAAACAAAGTAAACGCTGCTTTAGAAGGTCACGATTTTGCAGATCTTGATATTGAAGAAGTGTTGCAGCGAATTGATGAAGTGCCTGCTGATAAGAAGCAAGCAGTGATCAACAACGGTGGTGGATATGCAAACCACAAGCTATTCTGGACTATTCTTTCCCCTAATGGTGGAGGAGAACCTGAAGGCGACCTCGCGGATGCTATCAATGACACTTACGGTAGCTTTGACAAATTTAAAGAAGAGTTTGCTGCTGCAGCTGGTAGCCGTTTTGGTTCAGGCTGGGCATGGCTTTCTGTTGATGGAAGCGGAGCACTTCAAGTGCACTCAACTCCGAACCAAGACAGTCCGCTGATGAAAGGATTTACTCCAATTTTAGGTCTTGATGTATGGGAACATGCATATTATCTGAATTATCAGAATCGTCGTCCAGATTATATTGGTTCTTTCTGGAACGTAGTTAACTGGGATCAAGTAGCTGAATATTACGAAGCTGCTAAGTAA
- a CDS encoding 6-aminohexanoate hydrolase — MNPFLKQVLLLLSLFIIQTLPLKAQAPAKSLSLDEVFKQAESISSLRSVLIQQDGELLGGEYFRNASASHPYNIKSASKSVTSLLVGIAVDQNKISTDETLGDYFPEYFEKNPNPKKEEITVRQLLSMQAGLETTSFYNYGAWVISDNWAEFQLDQPFQEEPGGTMVYSTGVSHLLSVILTKATGMSTKAFAEANLFDPLDVRVGGWDRDPQGYYMGGNNLALTPTGLLRIGQMMLNGGTYDGQRIVSKQWVADSFKSYTRSNYNPYDYGYMWWNRPVNGVEVFFAWGYGGQYIFMIPELNSVVVITNSLTTATQRRSYKEPIFDLLGSYIIPYLNQEAS, encoded by the coding sequence ATGAATCCTTTTTTAAAACAGGTACTTCTGCTTCTTAGCCTTTTTATCATCCAGACTTTACCGCTCAAAGCTCAGGCTCCGGCAAAATCATTAAGCTTAGACGAGGTATTTAAACAAGCTGAATCTATTTCTTCTCTCCGGAGTGTATTGATTCAACAAGATGGAGAATTACTGGGTGGTGAATATTTCAGAAATGCTTCCGCCAGTCATCCTTATAACATCAAGTCGGCTTCAAAAAGTGTCACCTCCCTGTTGGTTGGGATAGCAGTAGATCAGAACAAAATTTCTACTGATGAAACGCTCGGTGATTATTTCCCGGAGTATTTTGAAAAGAACCCAAATCCCAAAAAAGAAGAAATTACCGTTCGGCAGTTACTCTCTATGCAGGCGGGTTTAGAAACCACAAGTTTTTATAACTATGGCGCCTGGGTTATTAGTGATAATTGGGCAGAATTTCAGTTAGACCAGCCTTTTCAAGAAGAACCGGGTGGAACTATGGTATATAGCACCGGAGTCTCTCATCTGCTTTCCGTTATCCTCACAAAAGCTACGGGGATGAGTACGAAAGCTTTTGCCGAGGCCAATCTTTTTGATCCTTTGGATGTCAGAGTTGGAGGCTGGGATCGTGATCCTCAGGGTTATTATATGGGAGGAAATAATTTAGCTCTCACTCCCACTGGTTTACTCAGAATTGGTCAGATGATGTTAAACGGAGGCACCTACGACGGTCAACGTATTGTGTCTAAACAATGGGTAGCCGATTCTTTTAAAAGCTACACCCGCAGTAACTACAACCCCTATGATTATGGTTATATGTGGTGGAATCGCCCCGTTAACGGAGTAGAAGTATTCTTCGCCTGGGGATACGGCGGGCAATACATTTTTATGATCCCGGAACTAAACAGCGTGGTAGTCATCACAAATTCATTAACTACAGCTACTCAGCGCCGGTCGTATAAAGAGCCCATTTTTGATTTACTGGGAAGTTATATCATCCCATACCTGAATCAGGAAGCTTCCTGA
- a CDS encoding four helix bundle protein — protein MTNDDGIVPSSFLYISTMPFKFEKLEVWQLSIDLSAKVYSLIENMPKSEQFNLSSQIRRAVTSISLNIAEGSTGQSDPEQTRFIGYAHRSLMEVVACLMLMKDRNYLDQSSYDNLYADTEKLSAKLLAMKNYLRRNSSVSEEGESYNFEDESDIGQ, from the coding sequence ATGACCAATGACGATGGGATAGTTCCATCGTCATTTCTTTATATAAGTACTATGCCTTTTAAGTTTGAAAAATTAGAGGTTTGGCAGTTGTCAATAGACTTGTCAGCAAAGGTTTATTCTTTGATTGAGAATATGCCCAAATCGGAGCAATTCAATCTTAGCTCGCAGATCAGGAGAGCTGTAACTTCAATTTCATTGAATATAGCAGAAGGTTCAACGGGACAAAGTGATCCTGAGCAGACCCGTTTTATTGGGTATGCTCATCGTTCTTTGATGGAAGTTGTTGCTTGTCTCATGCTGATGAAGGATAGAAATTATCTTGATCAGAGTTCTTATGATAATCTGTATGCCGATACCGAAAAGCTTTCTGCTAAATTACTTGCTATGAAAAATTATTTAAGAAGAAATAGCAGTGTTAGTGAAGAAGGTGAAAGCTATAATTTTGAGGATGAGAGTGACATTGGTCAGTAG
- a CDS encoding Si-specific NAD(P)(+) transhydrogenase, which produces MKYDYDVIVIGSGPAGFSCAMQSSKFDKKVLVVEANEDSFGGTWINSGTIPSKALRETARIIQRFQNQFKDLAKEKAYQHHQMDELLVYKNEILESKNSKVKADFDKNEIDTVRGLGKLVSEHEVEVETGDGEKKTYSAEFILLSTGTRPVKPKGFELDHDKVFDYTSILSLSHIPRKLLIIGGDVRALEYATTFSNLGSRVSILNENDSFMTFLDNEISEQLQQVLEKDKIEIFSKAENIEIRSNTLRNTIEVKYNLRNDNEDSRDRVIETEHVLYLGGKVPNTKNIGLEKLGVKVDKEGYVEVNSDYQTSVSNIYAGGDVKGFPAMASSAFSEGRMASCRMFGIEAQDLKSEIPYAIYSIPEISNIGLTEKDAKAEGLDVTVGRAYYKNITQGDISNQQDGLLKLVFETDTLKLVGVHIIGERASDLIHLGQAVMSFDGDIRYFINHVLNYPSYSEAYRIAAFNGINRVYKAGVKYKKILKNKE; this is translated from the coding sequence ATGAAATACGATTACGACGTTATTGTTATTGGAAGCGGACCCGCAGGTTTTTCTTGTGCGATGCAAAGCTCAAAATTCGACAAGAAAGTATTGGTAGTAGAAGCAAACGAAGATTCGTTTGGAGGGACCTGGATTAACTCAGGAACTATTCCCAGTAAAGCCCTTCGCGAAACTGCCCGCATTATCCAGCGTTTTCAGAATCAGTTTAAAGATTTGGCCAAAGAAAAAGCATACCAGCACCATCAGATGGATGAGTTGCTTGTTTATAAGAATGAGATTCTGGAGAGCAAAAACTCAAAAGTAAAAGCTGACTTTGATAAGAATGAAATAGACACCGTTCGTGGCTTAGGTAAGTTAGTAAGCGAACATGAAGTCGAAGTTGAAACTGGTGATGGCGAAAAGAAAACCTACTCCGCAGAGTTTATACTTCTTTCAACAGGTACCAGACCGGTTAAACCAAAAGGTTTTGAGCTTGACCACGACAAGGTGTTTGACTACACCTCAATTCTTTCCCTGTCCCATATTCCTCGTAAGCTTCTTATTATTGGTGGCGACGTGCGTGCACTTGAGTACGCAACAACCTTTTCAAATCTTGGAAGTCGAGTCTCGATTTTGAACGAGAATGACTCATTTATGACTTTTCTGGATAATGAGATTTCAGAGCAACTCCAGCAGGTCTTGGAAAAAGATAAAATTGAAATCTTTTCAAAAGCTGAGAACATCGAGATCCGAAGTAACACCTTACGTAACACTATTGAGGTGAAATATAATCTTCGCAATGATAATGAAGATAGCCGCGACCGTGTTATTGAAACCGAACACGTACTTTATCTTGGTGGAAAAGTTCCTAATACAAAGAATATTGGCCTTGAAAAATTAGGAGTGAAAGTGGATAAGGAAGGCTACGTCGAAGTTAATAGCGATTACCAAACTTCCGTTTCTAATATTTATGCCGGCGGTGATGTGAAAGGGTTTCCTGCAATGGCTTCTTCTGCATTTTCAGAGGGGCGTATGGCTTCTTGCCGAATGTTTGGCATCGAAGCTCAGGATCTTAAATCAGAGATTCCTTATGCCATTTACTCAATACCCGAAATATCCAATATTGGTCTTACTGAAAAGGATGCCAAAGCGGAAGGACTCGATGTGACCGTTGGCCGGGCTTATTACAAAAATATTACCCAAGGTGATATCAGTAATCAGCAGGACGGTTTGCTTAAACTGGTTTTTGAAACCGATACGCTCAAATTAGTAGGCGTACATATTATTGGAGAGCGCGCCAGTGACCTTATTCACCTTGGCCAGGCTGTAATGTCTTTTGATGGAGATATCAGATATTTCATTAATCACGTATTGAACTACCCTTCTTACAGTGAAGCCTACCGAATTGCAGCTTTCAACGGGATTAACCGAGTATACAAAGCCGGTGTGAAGTACAAGAAAATCCTAAAGAACAAAGAGTAA